Proteins encoded within one genomic window of Nilaparvata lugens isolate BPH chromosome 11, ASM1435652v1, whole genome shotgun sequence:
- the LOC111060425 gene encoding uncharacterized protein LOC111060425 — protein MQITYPDDEGVEVKAMRIQQGVTDGNTAQITFTYYRTYENDAKDEVKLADDADVTLVTGTLRNRIGNFLKGK, from the exons ATGCAAATTACTTACCCAGATGATGAAGGAGTAGAAGTGAAGGCAATGAGAATACAGCAGGGAGTCACGGATGGGAACACAGCCCAAATAACATTCACTTACTACAGAACTTATGAAAATGATGCAAAAGACGAAGTCAAACTAGCCG ATGACGCTGACGTGACGCTAGTCACTGGGACTTTGAGAAACAGAATAGGAAACTTCCTCAAAGGTAAATGA